A single genomic interval of Salmo trutta chromosome 13, fSalTru1.1, whole genome shotgun sequence harbors:
- the LOC115206865 gene encoding putative protein TPRXL codes for MSPSLLSGPRSPSPSSSSLLSGPRSPSPSNSSLLSGPRSPSPSNPSLLSGPRSPSPSNSSLLSGPRSPSPSNSSLLSGPRSPSPSSPNLLSGPRSPSPSNSSLLSGPRSPSPSNSSLLSGPRSPSPSSPNLLSGPRSPSPSNSSLLSGPRSPSPSNSSLLSGPRSPSPSSPNLLSGPRSPSPSNPSLLSGPRSPSPSNSSLLSGPRSPSPSNSSLLSGPRSPSPSSSSLLSGPRSPSPSNSSLLSGPRSPSPSNSSLLSGPRSPSPSNSSLLSGPRSPSPSNSSLLSGPRSPSPSNSSLLSGPKSPSIDQY; via the coding sequence cccCAGCCTGTTGAGTGGCCCtaggtctcccagtccctctagCTCCAGCCTGTTGAGTGGCCCtaggtctcccagtccctctaaCTCCAGCCTGTTGAGTGGCcctcggtctcccagtccctctaaCCCCAGCCTGTTGAGTGGCCCtaggtctcccagtccctctaaCTCCAGCCTGTTGAGTGGCCCtaggtctcccagtccctctaaCTCCAGCCTGTTGAGTGGCcctcggtctcccagtccctctagCCCCAACCTGTTGAGTGGCCCtaggtctcccagtccctctaaCTCCAGCCTGTTGAGTGGCCCtaggtctcccagtccctctaaCTCCAGCCTGTTGAGTGGCcctcggtctcccagtccctctagCCCCAACCTGTTGAGTGGCCCtaggtctcccagtccctctaaCTCCAGCCTGTTGAGTGGCCCtaggtctcccagtccctctaaCTCCAGCCTGTTGAGTGGCcctcggtctcccagtccctctagCCCCAACCTGTTGAGTGGCCCtaggtctcccagtccctctaaCCCCAGCCTGTTGAGTGGCCCtaggtctcccagtccctctaaCTCCAGCCTGTTGAGTGGCCCtaggtctcccagtccctctaaCTCCAGCCTGTTGAGTGGCCCtaggtctcccagtccctctagCTCCAGCCTGTTGAGTGGCCCtaggtctcccagtccctctaaCTCCAGCCTGTTGAGTGGCCCtaggtctcccagtccctctaaCTCCAGCCTGTTGAGTGGCCCtaggtctcccagtccctctaaCTCCAGCCTGTTGAGTGGCCCtaggtctcccagtccctctaaCTCCAGCCTGTTGAGTGGCCCtaggtctcccagtccctctaaCTCCAGCCTGTTGAGTGGCCCTAAGTCTCCCAGTATTGATCAGTATTAA